From the genome of Salarias fasciatus chromosome 22, fSalaFa1.1, whole genome shotgun sequence:
TACAACTATAAGGTGATATTCTGAAAAGTGAAACACTAAATCATGGATACATTAAAATGCTGTTGTAAAATGAtatctttttaacattttttgcATGAATATATATCATGACATAATACAGCACAAACTATATATATCTTCATATTCAATGCATTCATAGTTAGTTACAGATATATTTTCGTCATAGTATATATGTTAGAGATGTGTACCTCTATTACTATTTAcgttatttttgctttaaatctacatactttttctttttgtagaGTATTTACATCATTTTGACCTCCTTGTTTATTTaactattcatttatttatgttacTTTTGAATAACTTAACAACCGCTTCAGTTTGTCACGTCTTAAAAATAATGTCGAACATTAAATCCGCATGTTCCGACGTTGATTTGATGAGACAGGCCTTCGTCCTCTGCTCAGTTCTAGTTCTCCCCAGAGCCATTAGGTGGCAGGACAGTCTTTCGCTGCGTCTCGGCCGCTCCTCACTGACCCTGCTTCCCTCTGCCTGCTGACCCACAGAGCAGCGACACCGGGGCGATCCACAAGCTCATGAGCTCACAGGACGAGAACAATGACGGGGAGCTGACCTTCTCCGAGTTCTGGAAGCTGATTGGACAGCTGGCCAGCGAAAAGGAGGGAGGCCTCAGTTAAGCCCGCCGCCGTCGCCTGCCGTCCGTGGCGCTGGGCCGGTCGCGCGCCGCCAACCCGCCCAGTTTGGGTCGTAAACTGACTGGGCGCTTCGATCCTCTCAgctctccaccggctccacatGTGAAAGTCATTTGTTAACCATTTGTTGATTGCAGGGGAACTTTGAATTAAAGGCTTCATTGTCTCGACTCCTCGGCCGGCGACCGGCGCGGCGTCTCCTGTCATTCATTCACCACATTATATGATGTCCAGCCACCCACATTTGAGGAGGGAGTGTATTACAGCCTTGATTTAGGGGCCTGTAATCCTATATGCACTactgctgctgccactgctaCACCTTCCAGCCCATATCTAGTTCCATAGAGCTCAATAATGACTCCGAGAAGCTGCCTGTTCAGGCATTAAACAGCAAAGGTCTTTACTGTCCGTCAATGAGGAGCGCCGAACACGTCGCCACTGTTTCTACAACATCGCTGCTAGATTGTCCTCCTTTAGCTGCTCGTGCTTGGTGTTAAGGTCACTTTGTATTAATTCTTGTGTCTAGACGGAGTTATGTGTGCCGCCACGCTCCCCAGCTGTTTTACAGCCCGTAGACCCGTTTTTCATTTTACTGGAGAAAAggtgccgccgctgctgccaaCGCGATTTTTGACAATGCGGATCTTTCTGCCGATAAGTAAGCATGAACTTTGGACCCAAATTATCCCCGCTGAAGTGCCAGCGTGGGAGGAGTGACGATGGGCAAATGAgtcagcagcggcagcagcagcagggacaaaGAGGAGCATGGCATCCATCTTCTGAAGGCTGCGTAGGAAAGAAGCCTCACCTCGCTCTGCAGTCGAACGCTTTAGCAGATAACCAGAACGCCAACGCGCGTGTGTGTTGCCTCATTCAGGGCCCAGTAGTGAGATGTAATCTGAGCTGggaatgcaaaaaaacaaaaaaaaaaacaaaggtttaGAAATTCTTTAAGGAATCTGGCAGGACTGCTTTGCCGGCCACCGATCCCACATCGCCTTCCCTTCAGGACGATTTCATGACTCCTGAATGTCCAAAGTGTCACTGGAGAAAAATGTAGCTCCCCCAGAGCTAAACAAAGCCACAGAGACCAGATTAATCTAAAGGGGGAAGACTggtgaaaaatagcatcataacCTATAAATCATTCTGATTAGTTTTAATCCcaagagataaaaacacatattaatgaaaaaatgCATCCTTTTTGGTCTGTGTGTTTCAAAAGAGGGTTTTAGGTGaacaatacagtgaaataaaaacaaatatcacaCATTCTACCTCCATGGCTCCTACTTTTCCTTTGACttattttccttaaaaaaaaaatgcaacaaattatttttgtTGGGAAAATCAGCTGAAATTTCTGAAACATCTTATACCACAGCGATTCTCTTTAGGCCTGTTACTTTTGGATTTGCACGATTTCTGCATGAGCTCTAAAATTCACCCTCACAGTTTGGCTTTGTGCGTCGAGCGGTTCTCAAAATGTGGGGCGGGGGTCTACCTGGAGGGCCACCAGAGAGCTCTGACAGAGGTGCAACATGCAAGAAAGAGAAATCTGGGTGTCAGGGAGAtgcattttctcaaaaagactTATACATTTTGAATAAATTGACAGAAACTTTAACTAATATTCACTTTTCTTGAaatactactttttttttactattttaaggggaaaaatgtgaataagtgtcttgtcttgtctttttttttttaaactttgaaatGCCATCCTGCATTAAAATCCTCTGACGGCCGGCGATGGCCCccgggccacatgtttgacacccaccCCACTATAAAACCAAAGAAATATTTGTCCCCTTTCAATAACAAACAGATGTGCAGACGAGGTTTTTCTGAGGCGCGTCTTCCCCACAG
Proteins encoded in this window:
- the s100a11 gene encoding protein S100-A11, with the protein product MEAAIKTLVTQFKMHAGEDGSSCTLSQEEFCSLVTTQLPNYVKSSDTGAIHKLMSSQDENNDGELTFSEFWKLIGQLASEKEGGLS